In one window of Blastopirellula marina DNA:
- a CDS encoding arginyltransferase: MSQRYGSKFIDVEESCPYLPDRLAVLPFYLTDFRADPASFDEALSEGVRRSGIFIYHTDCPGCNACEPIRIPVDDFQPRRRHRRVLKKGEAELRVVIGEPVVDRQRLDLYNRHKMGRGLGEPGSEIDLRSLKEFLGITCCDSREFRYYRGEELVGVAIADVGQEAMSAVYCYFDSKCGDLGIGNFSVLKQIEACREWGLKYLYLGFYVAGNEHMRYKANYLPHERRIDGEWIRFDT, encoded by the coding sequence ATGAGCCAACGCTACGGTTCGAAATTTATCGATGTCGAAGAGTCCTGCCCCTATTTGCCAGACCGGCTGGCAGTGCTGCCGTTCTATCTAACGGACTTCCGAGCAGATCCTGCTTCGTTCGACGAGGCACTCTCGGAAGGCGTCCGCCGTTCTGGGATTTTCATCTACCATACCGACTGCCCCGGCTGCAATGCGTGTGAGCCGATTCGAATTCCGGTCGACGACTTTCAGCCACGTCGTCGACATCGCCGAGTGCTGAAAAAAGGAGAAGCCGAACTCCGAGTCGTGATCGGTGAGCCTGTGGTCGATCGCCAGCGACTCGATCTCTACAACCGTCATAAAATGGGACGCGGATTGGGAGAACCAGGCTCGGAGATCGATCTGCGGTCGTTGAAAGAGTTTCTTGGAATCACGTGCTGCGATAGCCGTGAGTTTCGTTATTACCGCGGTGAAGAACTGGTCGGTGTTGCGATTGCGGATGTTGGCCAAGAAGCCATGTCGGCTGTTTACTGCTATTTCGATTCTAAGTGCGGTGACTTAGGGATCGGCAATTTTTCTGTCCTCAAACAAATCGAAGCGTGCCGCGAGTGGGGGCTGAAATATCTCTACCTTGGCTTCTACGTCGCTGGCAATGAACACATGCGCTACAAAGCGAACTATCTCCCGCACGAACGGCGGATTGATGGTGAGTGGATTCGATTCGATACGTAA
- a CDS encoding FAD-dependent oxidoreductase — MNSTRRCCAALFLLAVCLLPQRTVLADTKSADVVVYGATPGGFCAAIAAAREGVSVILLEPTSHVGGVNTGGLSFSDSNQTVRSTVMGLFDEWHRRIAADYRSRGVKLPYDVRVKDNSVWTYEPHVAMRVTSAMLKEAGVEVRTNCEFTRVKKQDATIVEIETTTGTFQGKTFVDATYEGDLLAAADVSWTIGREGQAAFGESLAGKRYPKGKMKISGFDDQGKLLPLVTTADPGDEHAGDDRVMVYSFRLCLTSDPANRVPFPKPDNYDPARFEAVRRYAKSGGKSFGIDLYPLPGNKFDGNNSIGGQFSLGLVGACNGWSEGDAQERAEIFEAHRQYTIEFYHFLTTDPSVPQATREKYAALGLCRDEFTETNHWPPQLYVREGRRMQGMHVVSQDDILKNPEKEDPIAVSSFPIDSHDCQRVAFEDGTVADEGTIFPVRMPGRRHGFPYHIPYRSIVPKKGDCDNLLVPVAMSCTHVGISSIRVEPTWMIIGQSAGIAAALAAKEGVKVQDLPYPLLKKQLLEQGQVLELPTLASLPQPSAVVGIPKKSLPGIILDDTDAKLSGDWSRSTNFKPHIEQGYLHDEASGSGESIAKFEVTVSKSGKYYVMMAYSAHPTRAKSVPVEIQNDGKKVKWLVDQTKPLPTSNPFRQIGEVELSADSRTVITIRNEDTDGFVILDALQLLPVLP, encoded by the coding sequence ATGAATTCTACTCGCCGTTGCTGCGCCGCCCTCTTTTTACTAGCTGTTTGCTTGCTTCCACAACGTACTGTGCTGGCCGATACGAAGTCGGCGGACGTGGTCGTGTATGGAGCGACTCCAGGAGGGTTTTGCGCGGCCATTGCCGCAGCTCGGGAAGGTGTGTCGGTGATCTTGCTGGAGCCGACCAGTCATGTCGGTGGCGTAAATACGGGCGGGCTCAGCTTCAGCGATTCCAATCAAACAGTACGCTCGACCGTAATGGGACTGTTTGACGAATGGCATCGTCGGATCGCAGCCGACTATCGATCGCGAGGCGTGAAGCTGCCCTACGATGTCCGTGTCAAAGATAACTCCGTCTGGACCTACGAGCCGCACGTCGCGATGCGAGTCACGTCGGCCATGCTCAAGGAAGCTGGCGTTGAGGTAAGAACCAACTGCGAATTCACAAGAGTCAAAAAGCAGGATGCAACCATTGTCGAGATCGAAACAACGACGGGAACGTTTCAAGGGAAGACCTTTGTCGACGCAACCTACGAAGGTGACTTATTGGCCGCCGCAGATGTCTCATGGACAATTGGACGCGAAGGGCAAGCGGCATTCGGCGAATCATTAGCAGGCAAGCGTTATCCCAAAGGAAAGATGAAAATCTCTGGTTTCGATGATCAAGGGAAGTTGTTGCCACTGGTCACCACCGCCGATCCCGGGGACGAGCATGCCGGAGACGATCGGGTGATGGTTTACAGTTTTCGTCTTTGCCTGACCAGCGATCCGGCCAACCGCGTTCCCTTCCCGAAGCCAGACAATTACGACCCGGCACGGTTCGAAGCGGTACGACGATATGCCAAATCAGGCGGTAAGAGTTTCGGGATCGACCTCTATCCGCTCCCCGGCAACAAATTCGATGGAAATAATTCGATCGGCGGGCAATTCTCGCTCGGACTGGTCGGGGCCTGCAATGGTTGGAGTGAAGGAGACGCTCAAGAACGGGCTGAGATCTTCGAAGCACATCGACAGTACACAATCGAGTTCTATCACTTCCTAACCACCGATCCGTCGGTCCCTCAAGCGACGCGAGAAAAGTACGCGGCTTTGGGGCTTTGCCGCGACGAATTCACCGAAACGAATCACTGGCCGCCGCAACTTTATGTGCGAGAGGGTCGCCGAATGCAGGGAATGCACGTGGTGAGTCAGGATGACATTCTTAAGAATCCAGAGAAGGAAGACCCGATTGCGGTCTCGTCGTTCCCAATCGATTCACACGACTGCCAGCGGGTCGCATTTGAAGACGGAACCGTTGCGGATGAAGGAACTATCTTTCCCGTCCGAATGCCTGGTCGTCGGCACGGTTTTCCCTATCACATTCCGTATCGATCGATCGTCCCTAAGAAAGGCGACTGTGACAATCTGCTCGTTCCCGTAGCCATGTCCTGTACGCATGTGGGGATCTCATCGATTCGGGTGGAACCGACCTGGATGATCATCGGACAAAGTGCTGGCATCGCGGCGGCACTTGCGGCCAAGGAAGGAGTCAAGGTTCAGGACTTACCGTACCCGCTACTCAAAAAGCAATTGCTTGAGCAAGGACAAGTGCTTGAGTTGCCAACGCTGGCCAGTTTACCTCAGCCATCGGCGGTGGTTGGCATTCCTAAGAAGTCGCTCCCAGGGATCATCCTTGACGATACCGATGCGAAGCTAAGCGGCGATTGGTCTCGCTCGACGAACTTCAAGCCGCACATCGAGCAGGGCTATCTTCACGATGAGGCCTCTGGAAGTGGGGAATCGATTGCGAAATTCGAGGTGACGGTGTCCAAATCGGGGAAGTACTACGTGATGATGGCTTACTCGGCTCATCCTACCCGAGCTAAAAGCGTCCCGGTTGAAATTCAAAATGACGGAAAAAAGGTGAAGTGGTTGGTAGATCAAACGAAACCACTTCCGACCAGCAATCCGTTTCGCCAGATTGGCGAGGTCGAGTTGTCAGCCGATAGCAGAACGGTAATCACGATCCGAAACGAGGACACCGACGGTTTCGTGATCCTGGATGCATTGCAGCTTTTGCCAGTGCTGCCTTAG
- a CDS encoding outer membrane protein assembly factor, with the protein MQWTCHGLRKAFVSTALLCLGFVASSTLAQDIVPPLNDPTSVPRPVPTRPVVTGIRLLGNTQTDETRVRSMIKTRVGREFDAEVIQSDVRRLAASGLFRDVQILTDDSAEGIYVTFQLEERPRIAYIKFLGNESVRDKTLLKKSEMKMDGTLNKYVIEEARLKLEDYYHTRGHGKATVSVVEGLKAEDKGVVFMIHEGPLARVGSTSFVGNSIATSARLKTQISTKPGWFYVFQGELDKSKLEQDVDTLTSYYRSLGFFKAQVNRILEYSENGKWANVTFVIDEGPRYEVRNISFIGQTRFSQEQLASQLKMSQGEYFDQKKMTADRAAISDLYGSQGYIHADIKAEPRFLEEPGTLDLVYDIREGDQYRVGNINVEINGDMPHTKQAVILNRLSLQPGDIIDITKIRDDERRIKASQLFVNEPHRGVTPTITVAPPELSEVESIASRNGDGTYRGQSPRPNYEPRFYPMGQPQAQPVQYQQPQNPTQQYQAMPPQGQQPHYQAPPQAPASRYSHPVYHQPVSTQPTAWPTSRYSSVPNN; encoded by the coding sequence ATGCAGTGGACTTGCCACGGGCTAAGGAAAGCCTTCGTTTCAACCGCCTTGCTATGCCTAGGCTTCGTCGCATCTTCGACGTTGGCACAGGATATCGTGCCTCCGTTGAACGACCCAACTTCCGTCCCGCGACCGGTTCCAACTCGGCCTGTGGTGACAGGAATCCGACTGCTCGGAAACACACAAACCGACGAAACTCGCGTCCGTTCGATGATTAAGACGCGCGTTGGACGTGAGTTCGACGCGGAAGTCATCCAGTCGGACGTCCGCCGTCTCGCCGCCTCGGGGCTCTTTCGTGATGTGCAGATTCTGACCGACGATTCAGCGGAAGGGATCTATGTCACCTTTCAACTGGAAGAACGCCCGCGAATTGCTTACATCAAGTTTCTCGGCAACGAATCGGTACGCGATAAAACGCTGCTGAAGAAGTCGGAGATGAAGATGGACGGCACGCTGAATAAATACGTCATTGAAGAAGCCCGTTTAAAGCTAGAGGACTACTACCATACCCGCGGCCATGGTAAGGCCACCGTTAGCGTGGTGGAAGGTTTGAAGGCAGAGGACAAAGGCGTGGTCTTTATGATCCACGAAGGCCCTCTGGCCCGCGTTGGCAGCACTTCGTTTGTTGGAAACTCGATTGCTACTTCCGCTCGCTTGAAGACACAGATCAGCACCAAGCCGGGCTGGTTTTATGTCTTTCAAGGAGAGCTGGATAAGTCGAAGCTTGAGCAAGATGTTGACACGTTGACCTCGTACTATCGATCCCTTGGATTCTTCAAAGCTCAAGTCAATCGCATCTTGGAATATAGCGAAAACGGCAAGTGGGCTAACGTGACCTTTGTCATTGATGAAGGTCCGCGTTATGAAGTCCGCAACATTTCGTTTATTGGGCAGACTCGCTTTTCCCAAGAGCAGCTTGCCAGCCAGCTGAAAATGAGCCAGGGTGAATACTTCGATCAAAAAAAGATGACCGCCGACCGAGCTGCGATCTCCGACTTGTACGGTTCGCAAGGTTACATCCACGCTGACATTAAAGCCGAGCCTCGCTTCCTGGAAGAACCAGGAACACTCGACTTGGTGTACGACATCCGGGAAGGGGATCAGTACCGTGTGGGCAACATTAACGTCGAAATTAACGGCGACATGCCGCACACCAAGCAAGCCGTGATTTTGAATCGCCTGTCGCTTCAGCCAGGTGACATTATCGATATCACGAAGATCCGTGACGATGAACGGCGTATTAAAGCCTCGCAGTTGTTTGTCAACGAACCTCATCGAGGCGTGACGCCAACCATCACGGTCGCGCCGCCCGAGTTGAGCGAGGTGGAATCAATCGCTTCTCGCAACGGCGATGGTACTTATCGCGGTCAGAGTCCAAGACCGAACTACGAGCCACGGTTCTACCCAATGGGACAGCCGCAGGCACAGCCGGTGCAGTACCAGCAGCCACAAAACCCGACCCAGCAATATCAAGCGATGCCGCCGCAAGGCCAGCAGCCTCATTATCAGGCTCCGCCTCAAGCACCAGCGAGCCGATATTCGCATCCCGTTTATCATCAGCCGGTCTCAACGCAGCCAACTGCCTGGCCGACATCGCGATATTCATCCGTGCCTAACAACTAA
- a CDS encoding outer membrane protein assembly factor encodes MDRSGQLLKITIALGFAAMVCTGWKTALAQNWGQTSQAAQTQWNNQAPTNQAYPNGAQYQQGYSRPMQATSPGNPNQYRTGMQASGAPIPPNNAYQPQQGYPQQPVQQVQYAQPVPPPQPTPQYNSQPTQQYAQPQAEYVPQSEVQYQTYPQTDGYGRPLVNSFTAPPVPNYPPGYVPPPGMDNTGRPMGGAPIFNPPLGPDAFITPNPYMDPARTADLTIRAEEAQTGRFQFGVGVNSDAGVTGSVVIDERNFDWKRFPTSPDDIWNGRAWRGAGQGFRIEAMPGTQVQRYMASFSDPYLFNTRVSMNLSAYLFNRIYRDWDEQRIGGRVGLGYRLTPDLSTSVSLRMEDVDVYDPRVNGVAQLDSVIGSNDLYTGSWSIVHDTRDVAFAPTEGHMFQINLEQAFGQYSYSRAEVDFRQYFLLAERPDGSGRHTLGFSAKAGFSGKDTPIFENFFAGGFSTLRGFRFRRTGPIENDVYTGGPFRVLGSVEYMFPITADDMVKGVIFTDVGTVEESTKIVWEDFDVSPGFGLRISVPALGQAPIALDFAFPVNHADTDETQVFSFFVGAAR; translated from the coding sequence GTGGACAGAAGCGGACAACTGCTGAAGATTACCATCGCTCTTGGTTTCGCCGCCATGGTGTGCACTGGATGGAAGACTGCCCTCGCTCAAAACTGGGGCCAAACCAGCCAAGCTGCACAGACGCAATGGAACAATCAGGCACCGACCAATCAGGCTTACCCGAACGGCGCCCAGTACCAACAGGGTTACAGTCGCCCCATGCAGGCGACTTCGCCAGGTAATCCGAATCAGTATCGAACTGGAATGCAGGCTTCCGGAGCACCTATTCCACCGAACAACGCCTATCAGCCGCAACAAGGCTATCCCCAGCAGCCGGTTCAACAGGTTCAATATGCCCAGCCGGTTCCGCCGCCGCAGCCGACGCCCCAGTACAATTCGCAGCCCACGCAGCAGTATGCTCAGCCTCAGGCCGAGTATGTACCGCAGTCGGAGGTTCAATATCAGACTTATCCGCAAACCGATGGCTATGGTCGACCGCTGGTAAACAGTTTCACCGCGCCGCCGGTTCCGAATTATCCGCCTGGGTACGTACCGCCACCTGGAATGGATAACACAGGTCGCCCAATGGGTGGTGCTCCGATTTTTAATCCACCGCTTGGTCCCGATGCGTTCATCACGCCGAATCCTTACATGGATCCCGCACGTACGGCCGATCTGACGATTCGTGCTGAAGAAGCCCAAACCGGACGTTTCCAGTTTGGTGTGGGTGTGAATTCGGATGCAGGTGTCACCGGTTCGGTGGTGATCGATGAACGAAACTTCGACTGGAAACGCTTTCCGACTAGTCCGGATGATATTTGGAATGGTCGGGCTTGGCGTGGGGCAGGGCAGGGGTTCCGAATTGAGGCAATGCCCGGTACCCAAGTGCAGCGTTACATGGCGAGCTTCAGCGATCCGTACTTGTTCAACACTCGCGTCAGCATGAACCTGAGTGCCTATCTATTCAATCGAATCTATCGTGACTGGGACGAACAACGCATTGGTGGACGAGTCGGACTTGGGTATCGACTGACGCCTGACCTTTCGACTTCGGTCAGCTTACGAATGGAAGATGTCGACGTTTACGACCCGCGTGTGAATGGTGTGGCTCAACTCGATAGCGTCATCGGTAGCAACGATCTATACACTGGAAGTTGGAGCATCGTGCATGATACACGTGACGTTGCGTTTGCTCCGACGGAAGGTCACATGTTCCAGATCAATCTCGAGCAAGCTTTTGGTCAGTACAGCTACTCGCGAGCAGAAGTAGACTTCCGACAGTACTTCCTCTTGGCAGAGCGTCCGGACGGTTCCGGTCGACACACGTTGGGTTTTTCGGCCAAGGCGGGTTTCTCGGGCAAAGACACCCCGATCTTCGAGAACTTCTTCGCAGGTGGTTTCTCGACGTTGCGTGGTTTCCGCTTCCGTCGTACCGGTCCGATCGAGAACGACGTTTACACCGGTGGTCCATTTCGTGTGCTAGGATCGGTTGAGTACATGTTCCCGATCACGGCTGATGACATGGTTAAGGGTGTGATATTCACGGACGTCGGTACCGTGGAAGAGTCGACGAAGATTGTCTGGGAAGACTTCGATGTCTCACCTGGTTTCGGTCTGCGAATTTCGGTTCCTGCATTGGGACAAGCTCCGATCGCGCTCGACTTCGCTTTCCCTGTCAATCACGCCGATACGGATGAAACCCAAGTCTTCAGCTTCTTCGTAGGTGCTGCTCGCTAG
- a CDS encoding methylene-tetrahydromethanopterin dehydrogenase N-terminal domain-containing protein: protein MKNLLLQLDTDTQPSTFDSVVAIDSGADVMFRHGGVTTDQVEGLVHGLIFTRAPSKLKHSAIYVGGSNVDAAEELLNAVKKTFFGPMRVSVMMDGNGANTTAAAAVICGGRHLDLKATQALVLGGTGPVGQRAARLLIRAGASVRLASRSLDKAQKACQQIAEDLQMEGPQPVAASDPTSVEAALQGVQLLIAAGAAGVTLVPQAIRQNAQDLKVAIDLNAVPPVGLEGVDSFEKAVEKDGQICYGAIGVGGTKMAIHRAAIERLFQQNDLVLNAEEIYELGTELEG from the coding sequence ATGAAGAACCTTCTTCTGCAACTCGATACCGATACCCAACCAAGCACCTTCGATTCTGTGGTTGCCATCGACTCTGGTGCTGACGTCATGTTTCGCCATGGTGGCGTGACGACCGATCAAGTCGAAGGGCTAGTTCATGGCCTGATTTTCACCCGCGCTCCGAGCAAGTTGAAGCATTCGGCAATCTATGTTGGCGGTTCGAACGTAGATGCTGCCGAAGAACTCCTTAACGCAGTTAAGAAGACCTTCTTTGGCCCAATGCGTGTCTCGGTGATGATGGATGGCAATGGAGCCAACACCACGGCGGCCGCAGCGGTTATCTGCGGTGGTCGGCACTTGGACCTGAAAGCAACTCAGGCACTTGTTCTCGGTGGAACCGGCCCCGTCGGACAACGAGCAGCGCGACTGCTAATTCGGGCAGGAGCAAGCGTTCGGCTCGCCTCTCGCTCGCTGGACAAGGCTCAGAAGGCTTGCCAGCAGATCGCGGAAGACCTGCAGATGGAAGGTCCCCAGCCGGTTGCAGCCAGTGATCCCACCTCCGTCGAAGCCGCTCTCCAGGGCGTTCAACTATTGATTGCCGCGGGGGCAGCCGGGGTCACGCTCGTCCCTCAAGCGATTCGACAAAACGCACAAGATCTGAAAGTTGCGATCGACCTCAACGCGGTCCCGCCGGTTGGCTTGGAAGGAGTCGATTCGTTCGAAAAAGCAGTCGAAAAGGATGGCCAAATCTGTTACGGAGCGATCGGGGTTGGTGGAACCAAAATGGCGATCCACCGCGCCGCGATTGAGCGTCTGTTTCAGCAGAATGACTTGGTCCTGAACGCTGAAGAGATCTACGAATTGGGAACCGAGCTCGAAGGCTAG
- the fae gene encoding formaldehyde-activating enzyme, producing the protein MSMYIGEALAGDGNEVAHIDLMIGSKDGPVGHAFASALANQTAGHSNLLAVLEPNLAVKPSTVTITKVTIKNSKQAVQMFGPAQAAVAKAVADAVEQGVIPKDQCEDLVIVCGVFIHWEAQDDKKIYDYNYQATLDSIKNAMGSKPSVDEVVAGKDKAAHPFRGF; encoded by the coding sequence ATGTCGATGTATATCGGAGAAGCCCTCGCTGGGGATGGCAACGAAGTCGCGCACATCGATCTTATGATTGGTTCCAAAGATGGGCCGGTCGGACATGCTTTCGCTTCGGCTCTGGCGAATCAAACTGCCGGTCACTCCAACCTGCTGGCTGTGTTGGAACCGAACTTGGCCGTTAAGCCTTCGACGGTGACAATCACCAAGGTCACGATCAAGAACTCGAAGCAAGCCGTGCAGATGTTTGGCCCTGCCCAGGCCGCCGTTGCCAAGGCAGTCGCAGACGCCGTCGAGCAAGGCGTGATCCCGAAGGATCAATGCGAAGATCTGGTTATCGTTTGTGGCGTCTTCATCCACTGGGAAGCCCAAGACGACAAGAAGATCTACGACTACAACTACCAGGCCACTTTGGACTCGATCAAGAACGCTATGGGCAGCAAGCCATCAGTTGACGAAGTCGTCGCTGGCAAGGATAAGGCCGCTCACCCATTCCGCGGCTTCTAA
- a CDS encoding VWA domain-containing protein: protein MSRQTNSTEEEMSRVRTGRKRGIIVILAAAMMIVMMAMLAFSIDVGYMYTMQSQLQRSVDAATLAAAGSLINGQDAADDAIHEYLVRNPVGTQWKEYDNKPIADSVSHFMTNYSQGLDVTYGDWDSASQQIIPSTRPPSTVKVQMRYDNMPFFFGHLLGRDTFSVSAESAAAYQPRDIMVVLDLSGSMNDDSEFSAFGKLGVDSVTANQLQIYQDLGSPVYGNLQFTPQWAVAKGPAPQTTEQAQVTAEYQYSTVVVGSDKSFDRVRVRRSDGNIVTYYPSTNSGSFTPGGQVREVWAYSGKNGDGSTQVHYFNFTSRDTFAAALGLDSVSYPYGGNWSAYLDYCMASNNQNNNAGFRYKFGYQNLIVFWLEKRSLNSQMPDMWKGSAQPITAVKNSVDLFVHFISESQSDDQMGLATYNGPDGESVLESTLTNNYSFINTQSNRRQAGHYHNYTNISAGMKEAREELDVRARPGAFKMIVLLTDGVANWNNGGYNISAARDAVIHEAHLAADRKYAIVTISLGAGADKDLMQQVADITTGSHFNIPGGQSVEEYAEDLTEVFQKIAAHRPLRLVQ from the coding sequence ATGTCTCGCCAAACTAATTCCACCGAAGAGGAGATGTCCCGCGTACGTACCGGCAGGAAACGCGGGATCATCGTTATCTTGGCCGCTGCCATGATGATCGTCATGATGGCGATGCTCGCATTCAGCATCGACGTTGGTTACATGTACACCATGCAGTCACAACTGCAGCGAAGCGTTGATGCCGCTACCCTTGCCGCAGCCGGTTCGCTGATCAACGGGCAGGATGCTGCCGACGACGCAATCCACGAATACCTGGTTCGTAACCCAGTCGGTACGCAATGGAAAGAATACGACAACAAGCCCATTGCCGATAGTGTCTCGCACTTTATGACCAACTACTCCCAGGGGCTTGATGTCACGTATGGCGATTGGGACTCGGCATCCCAACAGATCATCCCCAGTACGCGACCGCCCTCCACGGTTAAAGTGCAGATGCGATACGACAATATGCCGTTCTTCTTCGGGCATCTGCTCGGTCGCGACACGTTTAGCGTCTCGGCTGAAAGTGCCGCCGCTTACCAGCCACGCGACATCATGGTGGTGCTCGATCTTTCTGGTTCGATGAACGACGACAGCGAGTTTAGCGCTTTCGGCAAACTAGGTGTCGACTCCGTGACGGCCAACCAACTGCAGATTTACCAGGATCTAGGCTCGCCCGTGTACGGCAACCTGCAGTTCACACCTCAATGGGCAGTCGCGAAGGGACCAGCGCCTCAAACGACCGAACAAGCCCAGGTCACCGCCGAGTACCAATACTCGACCGTGGTTGTTGGATCGGATAAATCGTTCGACCGTGTTCGAGTGCGTCGCTCGGATGGAAACATTGTGACCTACTACCCGAGTACCAATTCCGGCAGTTTCACTCCTGGTGGTCAGGTGCGTGAGGTCTGGGCATACAGTGGCAAGAATGGTGATGGCTCGACCCAGGTTCACTATTTCAACTTCACCTCCCGCGATACTTTTGCAGCAGCATTAGGCCTCGATTCGGTTAGCTATCCGTACGGTGGCAACTGGAGTGCATACCTCGACTACTGCATGGCCAGCAACAATCAGAATAATAATGCTGGTTTCCGGTACAAGTTTGGCTATCAGAACCTGATCGTCTTCTGGCTTGAAAAACGATCACTCAACAGTCAGATGCCTGATATGTGGAAGGGAAGTGCTCAGCCGATCACGGCGGTGAAGAACTCTGTCGACCTATTCGTCCACTTCATCTCGGAATCGCAATCAGACGACCAGATGGGGCTTGCGACTTACAATGGTCCCGACGGCGAGAGCGTGCTGGAGTCGACGCTGACTAATAACTACAGCTTCATCAATACCCAGTCGAATCGTCGCCAGGCGGGTCACTATCACAACTACACGAACATCTCAGCCGGGATGAAGGAAGCCCGCGAAGAACTCGATGTTCGAGCTCGTCCTGGAGCATTCAAGATGATCGTCCTGCTGACTGATGGTGTCGCCAACTGGAATAACGGAGGCTACAACATCTCGGCTGCTCGTGATGCTGTGATTCACGAAGCCCATCTGGCAGCCGACCGCAAGTATGCCATTGTGACCATCAGCCTAGGAGCTGGTGCCGACAAAGACTTGATGCAACAGGTTGCCGACATCACAACAGGTTCTCACTTCAACATTCCTGGTGGCCAATCGGTGGAAGAGTACGCCGAAGACCTAACTGAAGTGTTCCAGAAGATCGCCGCACATCGCCCGCTGCGTTTGGTTCAATAA
- a CDS encoding ATP-grasp domain-containing protein, translated as MAASLCRIGISVEVADMFADIDTQRIAHALPLSNYPWSAYSWLMESQAEAWCYTGGLENYPRLITRLSKLRPLLGNSAQVLQLVRDPIYLSRLAEKHGFQYPETTRSPRQPLGKDWLIKPKRSAGGLQIERYTDSHRSHQSRYFQREIPGTVMSLAVLSTSTDFKILGASRLRVGLEYGAACEFVFAGATSVPIADLPGFDELQKMVEVIHTDTNLVGLWGMDFVLADRPVLLEINPRWTATMPLYERRMERSLMASHVDACRDQCLSGDLTEWSGTSGLRIVYASCSFEFSVEHLSYLSAEWNLSRDSILGKPTLADIPNVGTRIEKGHPICSIYADGANENEVEKLLEERVAHVHMVFNQSNTN; from the coding sequence ATGGCTGCATCATTATGCCGCATCGGCATTTCGGTCGAAGTTGCCGACATGTTTGCGGATATCGACACGCAGCGAATCGCCCATGCTCTTCCGTTAAGCAACTACCCTTGGTCTGCGTATTCTTGGCTGATGGAATCCCAAGCGGAAGCATGGTGCTACACCGGTGGCTTGGAGAACTATCCTCGCCTCATTACACGCTTGTCAAAGCTGCGACCTTTGTTGGGGAATTCTGCCCAAGTCTTGCAATTGGTGCGCGATCCTATCTATCTCAGTAGGCTGGCAGAAAAGCATGGGTTTCAATACCCAGAGACGACTCGTTCGCCCAGACAGCCTCTCGGTAAGGACTGGCTGATCAAGCCAAAGCGTTCGGCGGGCGGGCTACAAATTGAGCGTTACACAGATTCTCATCGCTCGCATCAGAGTCGCTACTTTCAGCGTGAGATTCCTGGAACCGTGATGTCTCTCGCTGTCTTGTCGACGTCCACCGACTTTAAGATTTTGGGCGCGAGCCGACTTCGTGTTGGTCTTGAATATGGTGCAGCTTGCGAGTTTGTCTTCGCTGGCGCAACATCTGTTCCGATCGCTGATCTGCCAGGTTTTGATGAACTTCAGAAAATGGTTGAGGTAATTCACACAGATACAAACTTGGTGGGGCTCTGGGGAATGGACTTCGTGTTGGCGGATCGGCCGGTGCTCTTAGAAATCAATCCGCGTTGGACCGCGACGATGCCTCTTTATGAACGACGCATGGAGAGGAGTCTCATGGCATCGCATGTCGATGCCTGTCGAGATCAGTGTTTGTCAGGCGATCTGACGGAATGGTCTGGTACAAGCGGCCTTAGGATTGTCTATGCCAGTTGCTCCTTTGAGTTCAGCGTCGAGCATTTGTCGTACTTATCGGCCGAGTGGAATCTGTCGCGAGATTCAATTCTCGGTAAACCAACGTTGGCGGATATTCCCAACGTTGGGACACGCATCGAGAAGGGGCATCCAATCTGTTCGATCTACGCGGACGGAGCGAATGAGAACGAGGTCGAGAAGTTGCTTGAAGAACGAGTTGCCCACGTCCACATGGTTTTCAATCAAAGCAATACGAATTGA